A part of Ananas comosus cultivar F153 unplaced genomic scaffold, ASM154086v1, whole genome shotgun sequence genomic DNA contains:
- the LOC109703938 gene encoding uncharacterized protein LOC109703938 has product MRSCIIISLIKCTGCRFLYPHCCYILAYVFHPSLRSKPSCDRNRRSHSHDLDVFFFLGVSAMAAPVSIDINFRHLLRKICAKFSLNPPSYGMTLDVDLRFCSYVDVEIPRSSRIIEVITSWGAPSSNANRTKKDAARIAIGRLRNELRFEVKDTNYEERKSLTGLYDQLCHDHEELRDEYEMLKLDYDLLRRFYNSLVVERDRIVPDLEEMKENIDKCFEIIHEPNVVPMDGELAANPDEHVMPPSPDHSPTVCGPEHTMITDEDPDGTPKTPFNCKKLNFIFFLPSFSFPNGVILPYSELILFASF; this is encoded by the exons ATGAGATCGTGTATCATTATTTCTTTAATCAAATGTACTGGCTGCCGCTTCCTCTACCCTCATTGCTGCTACATTCTTGCCTATGTATTTCATCCATCCCTCAGATCAAAACCATCATGTGATAG GAATCGACGCTCACATTCCCACGATCTGGACGTTTTCTTCTTCCTAGGGGTTTCAG CAATGGCCGCACCTGTTAGCATTGATATTAATTTTCGCCATCTACTCCGCAAGATCTGCGCTAAATTTTCACTTAATCCTCCAAGTTATGGAATGACATTAGATGTGGACTTGCGATTTTGTTCTTACGTCGATGTGGAAATTCCAAGAAGTAGCCGAATCATAGAAGTCATTACAAGTTGGGGTGCACCGTCGTCGAATGCTAATCGTACCAAAAAGGATGCTGCAAGGATTGCTATTGGGAGGCTTCGCAACGAGCTACGCTTTGAAGTTAAGGACACAAATTACGAGGAAAGAAAATCTTTAACAGGTTTATACGATCAGCTTTGTCACGATCATGAAGAGCTTCGCGATGAATATGAAATGCTTAAGTTAGACTACGACCTTCTCAGAAGGTTCTATAATTCTTTGGTCGTAGAAAGGGATCGAATTGTCCCCGACTTGGAAGAAATGAAGGAAAACATTGATAAATGTTTTGAAATAATTCACGAGCCCAACGTTGTTCCAATGGATGGCGAGTTGGCGGCAAACCCTGATGAACATGTGATGCCGCCTTCTCCAGATCATTCGCCTACCGTATGTGGTCCGGAGCATACTATGATAACCGATGAGGACCCGGATGGAACACCGAAGACACCTTTTAACTGCAAAAAACTAAACTTTATCTTTTTCCTTCCTTCTTTCTCCTTTCCAAATGGTGTCATCCTTCCTTATTCT GAGTTGATTTTGTTTGCGTCCTTTTAA